In Fervidobacterium nodosum Rt17-B1, one genomic interval encodes:
- a CDS encoding P-loop NTPase, whose amino-acid sequence MQNQASSLKSGQIVAVISGKGGVGKTILATNLSAVFLEYGKKTLLLDADVGFTNADILLGSHPKYTLKDFVNHKCSIDDLVTPTKYGIDFVSLGGDVGDIITANEIVLRDFAINFLKLLDSYDIVIMDMPPGFSEFYMPFLSLVQDFVVLTTIEPTSVVNTYTIIKLLTVKGVTGENIHVVANMVQDVKDATKLLERFIEVTEKFINSKISSVTIVKDHPLVLKSVYDRELFVKKYRNIQPTFSVIRIASNILKLSQNTRQRENLFDKFIKLFRGA is encoded by the coding sequence ATGCAAAATCAAGCTAGCAGTTTGAAAAGTGGTCAAATTGTAGCTGTCATAAGCGGAAAAGGTGGTGTAGGAAAGACAATTTTAGCCACGAACCTTTCCGCAGTTTTTTTAGAATATGGTAAAAAAACTCTTCTTCTTGATGCTGATGTTGGATTTACAAACGCTGACATACTTTTAGGTAGTCATCCGAAGTACACATTGAAAGATTTTGTAAATCATAAATGTTCAATTGATGATTTAGTTACTCCAACAAAATATGGAATAGATTTTGTGTCATTAGGTGGGGATGTTGGGGATATAATAACAGCAAATGAGATAGTATTAAGAGACTTTGCTATAAATTTTCTTAAATTACTAGATAGCTATGATATTGTCATCATGGACATGCCACCGGGTTTTTCAGAATTTTACATGCCATTTTTATCACTTGTCCAAGATTTTGTAGTTTTAACAACTATCGAACCTACATCAGTTGTTAATACTTATACAATCATAAAGCTTTTAACTGTAAAAGGAGTTACAGGTGAAAATATACATGTTGTAGCAAACATGGTTCAGGATGTGAAAGATGCAACAAAACTTTTAGAAAGATTTATAGAAGTTACAGAAAAATTTATCAACAGTAAAATATCTTCGGTAACTATTGTAAAAGATCATCCGCTTGTTTTGAAGAGTGTATACGATAGAGAACTATTTGTAAAAAAGTACAGAAATATTCAACCAACTTTTTCTGTGATAAGAATAGCGTCGAATATATTAAAACTTTCACAAAATACTAGACAGCGCGAAAATTTATTTGATAAATTTATCAAATTGTTCAGAGGTGCTTGA
- a CDS encoding PilZ domain-containing protein, translating into MTIEEYVNNNLSGAVLKGFTKDEEVALRLKKLNGRQFYVSFIKFTNIPEVLRVDIPVEGYVITFVGKLLNVEENTYVYIALEKAGILQRRTKPRYASFEKCSIYNNFKGVIIDISENGCQILSDYKPNLNETIEIIISDHSENGKVMWFVEEEENYRYGIWIPEPSLKWNELYLRYFNIGELL; encoded by the coding sequence ATGACTATTGAAGAGTACGTGAACAATAATCTATCTGGTGCTGTGTTAAAAGGGTTCACCAAAGATGAGGAAGTGGCTTTAAGATTAAAAAAGTTGAATGGTCGACAATTTTACGTTTCGTTTATAAAATTCACGAATATACCAGAAGTTTTGCGTGTGGATATTCCGGTTGAGGGATATGTAATCACGTTTGTTGGAAAATTGTTAAATGTTGAGGAAAATACGTATGTGTATATTGCACTAGAAAAAGCTGGAATTTTGCAAAGAAGGACTAAACCAAGGTATGCATCCTTTGAAAAGTGTTCAATATACAATAATTTTAAAGGCGTAATAATAGATATATCTGAAAATGGATGCCAAATACTATCCGATTACAAACCAAATCTAAATGAGACTATTGAAATTATTATAAGCGACCACTCTGAGAATGGCAAAGTAATGTGGTTTGTCGAAGAAGAGGAAAATTATAGGTATGGTATTTGGATACCTGAACCTTCACTAAAGTGGAACGAATTATATCTAAGATACTTTAACATTGGGGAGCTGTTGTAA
- a CDS encoding flagellar brake protein, producing MPYIELVEATKVLKIGLPANVIITLVKELEGTYKSNIIDIDMDRKILFLSIPSFKGRFVPIPKGVRITVNVFERSSVYEFQTVSLGVIKKDNIYALPVPFPDVVRKTEKRKFVRIPLYLDGRFYLSTEPEAESFVFTTRNVSAGGLLMVTKKHLNVNDIIFIDMKFNDELILKRQKSKIVREDSKVEDGYVFGVQFLDLPQNLEKALVRFIFQQELKLKNVQGAAKGR from the coding sequence ATGCCTTACATTGAACTTGTTGAAGCTACAAAGGTATTAAAAATAGGTTTGCCTGCTAACGTAATAATTACTCTTGTAAAAGAGCTGGAAGGAACATATAAAAGTAATATAATAGATATAGACATGGATAGAAAAATATTATTCCTTTCAATACCTTCTTTCAAAGGAAGGTTTGTTCCTATTCCAAAAGGAGTTAGGATAACTGTAAATGTGTTTGAGAGGTCTTCGGTTTATGAATTTCAGACAGTCTCATTAGGTGTAATTAAAAAAGATAATATATATGCACTCCCTGTTCCTTTTCCTGATGTTGTTAGAAAAACTGAAAAGAGAAAATTCGTCAGAATCCCTCTTTACTTAGATGGACGTTTTTATCTCTCAACAGAGCCCGAAGCGGAATCTTTTGTTTTCACAACGAGAAATGTGAGTGCTGGTGGATTACTGATGGTTACTAAAAAACATTTGAATGTAAATGACATAATTTTTATAGACATGAAATTTAATGATGAGCTTATTCTGAAAAGACAGAAATCAAAAATTGTTAGAGAAGATTCAAAAGTAGAAGATGGTTACGTCTTCGGGGTACAATTTTTAGATCTTCCGCAGAATTTAGAAAAGGCCCTTGTTAGATTTATATTCCAGCAAGAATTAAAATTAAAGAATGTTCAAGGTGCTGCTAAAGGCAGATGA
- the cheC gene encoding CheY-P phosphatase CheC, translated as MLEKLTETQLDAIKEVGNIGTGNAATALSMMLDKKVDISVPQVKIVPISKIPFLFDNPEEIVCSIKMKLMEDMTGEIVLIFEPKTVKIIAQVLTGMEINDVTELDEFTSSMLKEIGNIMCGSYVTALAGFTNLFINPEPPELVVDMISAIVSEISLPLALAGEENILLIETLVKIEGIEKELTGYLLLVPSVESLEKLLKALGM; from the coding sequence ATGTTAGAAAAACTTACCGAAACCCAGCTTGATGCGATAAAAGAGGTTGGAAATATTGGTACTGGAAATGCAGCAACAGCTCTCTCAATGATGTTAGATAAAAAGGTTGATATATCGGTACCTCAGGTAAAAATTGTTCCAATTTCAAAAATACCATTTTTGTTTGATAATCCAGAAGAAATAGTTTGCTCTATAAAAATGAAGCTTATGGAGGATATGACTGGAGAAATAGTTCTAATTTTCGAACCGAAAACTGTGAAAATCATTGCTCAAGTCCTTACTGGAATGGAAATAAATGATGTAACTGAACTTGATGAATTTACAAGCTCCATGCTCAAAGAAATAGGTAACATAATGTGCGGTTCATATGTTACGGCATTAGCTGGGTTTACAAATTTATTTATAAATCCAGAACCACCTGAACTTGTTGTTGATATGATAAGCGCTATCGTTTCTGAAATATCTCTTCCACTTGCTTTGGCAGGAGAAGAAAATATTCTGCTTATAGAAACATTAGTAAAAATAGAGGGAATTGAAAAAGAATTAACAGGTTACTTGTTACTCGTTCCTTCTGTAGAATCACTTGAAAAGTTATTGAAGGCATTGGGGATGTGA
- the cheD gene encoding chemoreceptor glutamine deamidase/glutamate methylesterase CheD → MKKKVIIGIGEWAVEKNPSILVTLGLGSCVGVCVRDPIAKVGAMVHVMLPDSGGKPTNTPGKFADTGVDIIVEELLKMGAQRNRLEAKIAGGASMFQSAMDIGARNVEAVKKSLQRNGIKLIAEDTGGNKARSIEYDIETGKLLVRKVKTGDAVEVSEI, encoded by the coding sequence ATGAAAAAAAAGGTTATAATCGGTATCGGAGAATGGGCAGTAGAAAAGAATCCCTCCATCTTGGTAACACTCGGACTTGGATCTTGTGTAGGAGTTTGCGTTAGGGACCCGATTGCAAAGGTTGGAGCAATGGTACATGTCATGTTACCAGATAGTGGAGGTAAACCGACAAATACTCCAGGTAAATTCGCCGATACAGGTGTGGATATAATAGTTGAGGAATTACTGAAAATGGGAGCCCAGAGAAATAGATTAGAGGCAAAGATAGCGGGTGGAGCTTCCATGTTCCAATCTGCAATGGATATTGGTGCAAGAAACGTTGAGGCAGTAAAAAAATCTTTACAAAGAAATGGGATAAAGCTCATTGCTGAAGACACTGGTGGTAACAAAGCAAGAAGTATCGAATATGATATAGAAACAGGAAAACTTTTGGTTAGAAAAGTTAAAACAGGCGATGCTGTGGAGGTTTCTGAAATCTGA
- a CDS encoding sigma-70 family RNA polymerase sigma factor produces MLNKEMVIQEYIPMVTKIARDLKINLPYNVEIDDLIQEGVIALLQAAEKYDPRYGATFKTFAYTRVKGAMIDYLRKLDYLPKNVRQDIKKFDRELLNFYEQNKRLPTYDEMSEILGIDVEEVEEIYRELALKQSLNLDQYLFESDENSYGSIDIKSEENVKENAWKSILHEQLVEAINKLDEKEKIILSMRFEHELSLKEIAEVLGVTESRVSQILGVILSKLRKMLRGDEDG; encoded by the coding sequence ATGTTGAATAAGGAAATGGTTATACAAGAGTACATTCCAATGGTAACAAAAATTGCTCGTGATTTAAAGATTAATTTACCGTACAACGTTGAGATAGATGATCTTATTCAAGAAGGTGTTATAGCACTTTTACAAGCAGCTGAAAAGTATGATCCAAGGTATGGCGCAACTTTTAAAACATTTGCTTACACAAGAGTGAAAGGTGCTATGATTGACTACCTTAGAAAGCTTGATTACTTGCCAAAGAATGTAAGACAGGATATCAAAAAATTTGATAGAGAACTTTTGAACTTTTATGAGCAAAATAAAAGATTACCAACTTACGATGAAATGTCAGAAATTCTTGGAATAGATGTAGAAGAAGTTGAGGAGATTTACAGGGAACTTGCTTTAAAGCAAAGTCTGAATCTTGACCAATATCTCTTTGAATCAGATGAAAACTCATATGGAAGTATCGATATAAAAAGCGAAGAAAACGTTAAAGAAAATGCTTGGAAGTCCATACTTCATGAACAATTAGTTGAGGCGATAAATAAATTAGATGAAAAAGAAAAGATAATATTAAGTATGAGATTTGAACACGAACTATCTTTAAAGGAAATTGCGGAAGTTCTTGGAGTTACCGAATCTCGTGTATCCCAAATTCTTGGTGTCATA